TTAAAATGAGCGGATAGGCCCCGATTATGACGAGTTATTTTTCCATTCACCAATCCATGTTTGATGGGGGAATAATTTTGAGTATTGACCCAAGAACCGACGACCTGCTAGACATAGCGAAATGGCGGCTGACCCCATACCAGGTGCTGGTACTGGGGTTTGCCGGCTTAATCTTCGTCGGCGCCCTGCTGCTGACCTCCCCCCTGGCGTCGACCAGCGGTAAACCCACTCCGTTCGTTGACGCTCTCTTTACCGCCACTTCCGCCGTATGTGTTACCGGTCTGGTGGTGGTAGACACCGGTAGCCACTGGTCATTATTCGGGCAACTGGTCATTATCACTTTAATTCAGATAGGTGGCTTGGGCATCATGTCTATGGCCACCTTGATAGCGCTGCTGATCGGCAAAAAAATTCAGCTCCGCGAGCGGCTCATCATGCAGGAAGCGCTCAATCAGCTCACAATGGCCGGCGTGGTGCGCCTGATGATCTATGTCATGAAGACCACGTTCATCATTGAACTGATCGGCGGGACCATTCTCGCCATCCGCTGGTTTGCCGATTACGGTCCGCGAGGTATCTACTACGGGTACTGGCACGCCGTTTCCGCCTTTTGTAACGCCGGCTTTGACTTGTTTGGCGACTTTCGCAGTCTGACCGGTTATGTGGACGACTTAACCGTCAATATCGTCATTACCCTGCTCATCATTCTTGGCGGCATCGGCTTCACTGTCATTGCCGACGTGTGGGACAACCGCCGTTTCAGCAAGTTTTCGCTCCACACCAAACTTGTACTAACCGTATCCGCTTTTCTTATCATCTTCGGGGCGGCGGTAATTTCCCTGCTGGAATGGAATAACCCCGACACCCTCGGCGGCCTAAGCTGGCAAGGCAAACTCCTCGCCAGCTACTTTCAGTCCGTGACCCCCCGCACCGCCGGCTACAACACTCTCGATATTGGTAAGCTGGAAAGCGGCACCCTGTTTTTTCTAATCATATTAATGTTTATCGGCGCTTCACCGGCCTCAACCGGCGGCGGGGTTAAAACGTCAACATTCGGCGTATTGGTTCTCGCCATCGCCGCCCAAATCAGCGGCAAAAATGACGTTGAAATTTTTCAACGCCGCATTCCAGTAGCTACCGTTTACAAAGCCTTTACGGTTGTCTTTCTGTCAGCGCTGCTTGTCATATTGGTCACCCTGGCGCTAACCGTGACTGAGCAGGCGCCCTTTTTGAACATTTTATTCGAGGTTGTTTCCGCTTTCGGTACGGTTGGTTTATCAACAGGCATCACGCCGACACTGACAGTTGCCGGCAAACTTTGGCTTATACTCACCATGTTCGCCGGTCGCGTGGGACCGGTGACGCTGGCCCTGGCCATCGCTCTGCGGGCGCGCAAAGGCGCTTTACAGCTGCCAGAGGGCCGGGTTATTATCGGGTAATATCGTTACATAAGAGAGGTATTATATATTTATGAAAAGGAATAAAAGTTTCGCCGTTATTGGTCTTGGCCGCTTCGGCACCAGTGTTGCCCGAACGCTTTCCCGGCTGGGTTATGAAGTGCTGGCAATCGATACCGAGGAGGAACGGGTACAGCAGGTGGCCGACGAGGTTACTCATACCTACATCGCCGATACAACCGACGAGAATTCGCTTAAGGCGCTGGGCATCCGCAACTTTGATGTTGTCGTCGTAGCCATTGGCGAAGACATCCAGGCGAATGTCTTGACCACGCTGCTATTAAAAGACCTGGGAGTTAAATATATTGTCGCCAAGGCGCGCAATGAACTGCACGGCAAAATGCTGGCGAAAATTGGCGCCGACCGGGTAGTATATCCCGAACGGGATATGGGACAGCGAGTAGCGCACAATCTTGTCTCGACCAACGTCCTTGATTATATCGAACTGTCGCCCGACCTCAGCCTCATCGAACCAGCGCTCCCCGCTGCCTGGTGGGCAAAACACTAGCCGAATCGCGGCTGCGGGAAAAATATGATGCCAACGTCGTAGCCATTAAACGTGGTGAGCAAATTATTGTCCCGCCTAATCCCGGTGAAAAAATCCAAGCCGGCGACGTACTGATTGTCGTAGGCCGCAACGGTGGTCTGCAAAAATTGGAAGAGCTGGAATAATAATTTATGTCTTTATGCTAAAACTTCCAGGTATTTGTCCGTCATTGCAAGCGAAAATAAATAATGGACCCCAAACAAATCCACAAAGGAGGTCTTTCTAACACATGGCGGACAAACAAAAACTTGAGACCAGCAAATCCAAGTACGGCACCCTGACGGCGACGCAAGACGTTAATGGCGAATATACGTCGTCGGACACTTCCAAAACCAATACTGCCAGCAAGCAAAAAGCCAGTAAATCCGAATATGGCACCCTGACCGCCAAAGCTGACGCCAACAACGATTACGAATAATCACACCAAAAAGCTGCCCTCCCATGGGCAGCTTTTTTGGCAGCGTCCAGTAAAACACTGCCACTGGCTAGCCAAACGCCGCCGCTATCGTTATTTGCTGTACAAATTGAAAAAAGGCTTCACGACTAAAATACCGTGAAGCCTTATCTCTTTATATTGGTGCGGGCGAAGGGACTTGAACCCCCACGGTTGCCCAACGGATCCTAAGTCCGTCGCGTCTGCCAATTCCGCCACGCCCGCATACTAACTTAGATATGCCAATATCATATCACAGACGGCCAATATCTGTCAATTTTCCTCACACAAAGAAATGGTGACCCACGATGGACTCGAACCATCGACACCCTGATTAAAAGTCAGGTGCTCTACCAACTGAGCTAGTGGGTCACACTGGCAGGGGCGGCTGGACTCGAACCAACGCATGCGGGAGTCAAAGTCCCGTGCCTTACCAACTTGGCTACGCCCCTATATAAAACTTGTGGGGTGACTGGAGGGATTCGAACCCTCGAATAACGGAGCCACAATCCGCCGTGTTTGGCCTCTTCACCACAGCCACCATGATCATTTCTCGCGACGAAGTATATTCTATCAGACTTACCCAATTATGTCAAGCATAATTTTAATTATTTTCGTCGCGCCGCTACGAGTAGCAGCAACGGTAAGTATAGCAGACTTGCCCATTTGTCGCAAGACCTTTTTTCGACAAAATTGTTCGTTTAACCTATCTTTTTAGCGCCTTCTTTGCTATATCGGCCTTATGCAAAGCCGGGCACCATTTTATAAACAGCATTATCCGCCGACTTGCTTACACTTCGGAAACTTATAACATCGCCTGACCAGTTGTCTGCCAAACATAATTTCAAAACACTCCTGAATAGTAGGCGCTCCAGTCAAGCAAATCAAGAAAATAGTTACCTACGGCAAAAATAAAAAACCGCCGATCTTGGCGGTTATACTTGAAGTGGCGACCCCGGCAGGATTCGAACCTGCGACCTTTTGATTCGTAGTCAAACGCTCTATCCAACTGAGCTACGGAGTCACAGCAGATGTTGTTGACAGTTATTTATTATAGCCGTTCTACCCTATCTTGTCAACTTATTATTAATTGGAATTTCTGTTTCTGTCACTAACCAGCGAGCCGTTCCGACACAATTACAGGATTACAGCTGCCAGCGCGCAGTTCCTTTTCAACAGGCGCCATCTCCTATTCTGGGAAAAATCCACAGAAACAGTCTATGGCGCCGAGTTTCCAATAAGTACAACTCGCATCTAAAATAAACAGCCCTGCATAGCGCAGGGCCTTAAATAATCAATCTTCGAACTGAAACAGCGGCGTAGACAAATATCGCTCACCCGTATCAGGCAAGAGAACAACAATCGTTTTGCCCGCATTCTCGGACTGCTTCGCTAGTTCGGTAGCGGCAAAGAGAGCGGCGCCGCTGGAGATACCAACCAGCAGCCCTTCAGCCTTGGCTAACTTACGGGCCGTAGCGAAAGCTTCTTCCGTTTTTACTTTAACAATGCCGTCAATAATGCCGGTATTGAGTATAGGAGGGACAAAACCGGCGCCGATTCCCTGAAGCTTGTGGGGACCGGCCTGCCCCCCTGATAAGACCGGCGAATCGTAGGGCTCTACGGCGACAACCCGCACGTCTTTTTTGCGCTCCTTAAGCACTTCTCCTACGCCAGTAATCGTACCGCCAGTACCAACACCGGCGACAAATATGTCAACTTGTCCGTCTGTGTCACGCCAAATCTCCTCAGCTGTCGTCCGGCGGTGCATAGCGGGGTTAGCGGGGTTTTGAAACTGCTGAGGGATAAATGCGTTCGGCAATTCGGCCGCCAGTTCTTCCGCCTTACGGATGGCCCCCTTCATCCCCTCCGCGCCCGGCGTCAACACAAGCTCGGCGCCAAGGGCTTTCAGCAGACTGCGGCGTTCGACGCTCATAGTATCAGGCATGGTGAGAATGAGCCGGTAGCCTTTGGCCGCGGCGACAAAGGCCAGGCCGATGCCGGTATTGCCGCTAGTGGGCTCGATAATGACCGAGTCTTTATGGAGCAGCCCCCGCTCTTCGGCATCCTGGATCATGGCGTAGCCTACCCTGTCTTTAACACTGCCCAACGGGTTAAAATATTCCAACTTGGCGACAACGCGGGCCTTAAGCCCCTGGCGCTCGTTATAGTTCGCCAGCTCCAGCAGGGGTGTATTGCCAATTAGTTCGGTTAGATTTTTCGCAATTTTTGCCATAATGCACCTCTAATTCCTAGTATTCCAATCGGTTTATTAAAATTATAAACCGCCGAAAGTTTACCAGTCAAGTCTTGGCATAACTTTTCGCTTACCTCTAGTCCCACTCGGCAACGGGACAGTCACAGTCGACGAAAAACACGGTTGCCCGTCCGCCCAGCCTGGTGACGAGCTCGGCCAGCTCATCGCGAGCGGCTAAGACATCGGCTTTGTTAACATCGGCGAAACCGTCAATCGGGAAAAAGATATGCCGCGACTCAACAACGATCTTCGCTTTTTCGCCCTGTCGCCACACCCAGCGGCGCGTGCGCACCTCAACATCGTCGGCGTAAACAATCTCGCCGGGCGGCACAACTTCCGCCTGTTGTTCGCCGAACGGCGTGAACACGTCGCCTGCACGGCTTAGCCGCAGCCGCATATCCCCTGTCATGCGCTCCAGGTCATGCGCCCCCATGGGCAGCACATATTTAAGCGAAAGGGCATTAACCAGATCGACAATAGGATTAATTTGCGGCAAATGCCCGGATTTATAAACCCGGGTATGCAGCGCCTCCACCGAGCTTAAGAATTTGTTCGGGTTTAACTGCATTTTGGTAAACGCCTCGCGCCATACCCGGATTGACGGGTGGCTACGTACCCCGTCGGGAAATTTGGCCGGCGCCGCCGCCACCGCCGCCGTCAAGAGCCGGGCAACCATCTCTTGGTCCCGGGGCTGGAAATCCGCGGCCACGACGACGCCGAAACATGCCGTAGGAAAGAGCCGAAAAATATCCTCACTTACTTCAAAACGCACACTAATCCTCTCCTCTTGATACAATCGTTAGTATGCCCGGCTGGCCAGGCAATATCCCGTAATTTTCCAAATGTTCTGGCTGACGCCGCCGCTTTCCTGCCGCCAGGCAGCAAGAACCCCCGCAGTGCTCACGGTGGGACTCTAGGAAAGCTGCGGCCGGAACCGCCGCAGCCGCAGCGCGTTGGTTACCACGGAAACCGAACTGAAGGCCATGGCCGCGCCGGCAAGAACGGGCGACAGAAATCCGGCCGCGGCGATTGGAATCCCCAACAAATTATAGATAAGCGCCCAAAAGAGGTTTTGCTTAATATTGCGCATGGTAGCCTTGCTGAGCTGAATGGCAGCCACAATGCCGCGCAAATCGCCGCGTATGAGAGTAATATCGGCCGCCTCCATGGCCACATCCGTACCGGTGCCAATGGCAAAACCAACATCAGCGATAGCCAGCGCCGGCGCATCATTAATACCGTCGCCGACCATGCCCACCACTTTGCCCTGCTGTTTAAGTTCCTGCACTTTTTCCGCCTTATGCTCAGGCAGTACCTCGGCCAGGATATTGTCAACGCCCACCTCGCGCGCAATTGCCCGGGCCGTGCGTTCGTTATCCCCGGTAATCATCCAGACTTCCAGCCCCATTTTTTTTAGCTGCGCCACCGCTGCGGCCGAGTGTTCCTTGACGGTGTCGGCGACGGCAATCAAGGCGGCGGGTTTACCATCTACCGCCATAAGCATAACGGTTTTCCCTTGTTGTTCCAGAGCTTCCACCCGGCTGAGACTGACAGCGAAATCAACGCCGTTTTCCCGCATCAGTTTCCGCGTTCCTACCAGGACGGTTTTTCCGTCCACCTGTGCCCGCACGCCATGGCCGGGAATGGCGGCAAACTCCGCGGCATCACCGCTCGCCACCCCTTGGGCTTGCCCATGGCGAACAATGGCCTGGGCCAAGGGATGTTCCGAATTTTTCTCGGCTACCGCGGCCAAATGGAGCAGCTGGGTCTCAGTTTGGCCGTTTAGAGATACAATGTCCGTCACTGCCGGCTCACCTTTAGTTATCGTCCCCGTTTTGTCCAGAACAATCGCCGTTAGCCGGTGCGCGTTTTCCAGGTGCTCCGCTCCTTTTATCAGAATACCGTTCTCCGCCCCTTTACCGGTACCCACCATGATAGATGTAGGCGTGGCTAAACCAAGCGCACAGGGGCAGGCAATGACCAACACGGCCGTAAAGTTGACGAGGGCGCGAGAAAAGTTGCCGGGATCCAGGACAAAATACCAAACCAGAAAAGTAAGAACGGCCAAGGTTATTACCGCCGGCACAAAATAACCGGAAACGACGTCCGCAAACCGCTGGATGGGAGCTTTCGACCCCTGCGCCTCTTCCACGATGCGAATAATCTGGGCTAGGGCCGTATCCCTTGCCCCACCTTTGGGTTGCCCTTGAACTTAAAGGCGCCAAACTTGTTGATCGTGGCGCCGACCACCTCGTCGCCCACCTTTTTGTCGACGGGAATACTTTCCCCGGTCAACATTGACTCATCTACCGGTCGAAGTGCCTTCGACAATCACACCATCAACGGGAATTTTTTCGCCAGGACGGACGACAACGATATCCCCTGGCACGACCCCTTCCACTGGTACGTCCACTTCCTGCCCGTTCCGCACGACCCGCGCCGTTTTCGCCTGCAGGCCCATCAGCGCTTTGATCGCTTCTGACGTGCGGCCTTTGGCCCGTGCTTCCAGCAGTTTGCCCAGGATGATCAAGGTAATAAGAATGGCCGAAGTCTCAAAGTACAAGTCAGGCAAGCCACGCAGCACATTGGCAATGCTGTAAAAGTAAGCCGCTGAAGTCCCAAGTGCAACCAACACGTCCATATTGGCCCCGCCACCGCGCAGCGCTAAATAAGCGCCACGGTAAAACTGCCAGCCGGCGATAAACTGAACCGGCGTAGCCAACGCCCACTGCAGGTAAGGATTCATTAGCAGCTGGGCGGTAGCGCCGCCCACTCCGAGCATATGCAGCACCATCGCCCAGAGGAGCGGGAAAGAAAAAACAGCCGAAATAAGGAGGCGCAGCCGCTGGCTGCGGATTTCACTGTCTCGCGCCGCCTGTTCGCGGTCAATTTCCCGCGTGTCCGCCAGGCTATGGGCGCCAAAGCCCAGTCGCTCCACCAGCGCCTTAACTTCAGTTTCGGAGAGTTCGCCTGGGTTAAACTCCACGGTCGCCTTTTCCATGGCCAGGTTGACGACGGCCGAGTAGACGCCAGGCATGGCCGCCAACCCCTTCTCAATGCGCCGGGCACAGGCCGCGCAGCTCATACCGGTAATTTTAAATTCGGCTTTATCCTTAACGACCTGATAGCCCAGTTCTTCGACCTTAGCTGCCATATCGCGGAGGCTGATTTGGTCCTTGTCATAAGACACCGTCGCTTTTTCGGCAGCGAAGTTAACAACCGCTTTGGCCACGCCAGGCAGCGCTGCCAACCCCTTCTCCACGCGGCTAGCGCAGGCCGCACACGACATGCCGCTGATTTTTAAAGTTGCCGATTGCAAGTTTGCCATAATGCATACCTTCTTTCATCATCGCGTAAATTTATCGAGAAAATCCATCAGCTCATCAATGGCTTCGTTGGCCCGGTCCTGCTGAACAGCTGCCACTAGGCAGCTTTTGGCATGGCTCTCCAGGATGAGGAGCGCCACTTTATTAAGGGCGGCCCGGGCCGCTGTCACCTGTTGCAGAATATCCACGCAGTAGCGCCCTTCATCAAGCATTTTTTCAATACCGTTAATCTGCCCCCCAATCCGGCGCAACCGGACGCGGAGGACTTCTTTTTCCGCTTCTGTCAGCATTAAGTCACCCCCTATATACTATACCCCCGTATAGTATATAGTATAAACTTGCGGCGTTTTCCTGTCAATGTTTTTAGTGTGCCCGAAGGGCGGACAAACAATAAAACGCCCCCAGACAATTCCGGGGGCTGATAATAAGGCAGCGTCCTTATTCTTGCACCAGCGGCACCGTATTGGCGGCGTGGGGCATGACCGTAATGGTATAGTCTTTACGGCCCAGTTTTTGTTCGGCCAGGGCCATGGCCTCCTCAATGGTGGTTACGGCAATCATGCCGGCTTTTTCAACAAAGGCCTTGTTTTCCGGCAAAGTAACAACGATGTGCGGCACTTTTGCCGCCATGAGACCGCACTTGAGCGCGATGAAGCCTGGCACGGTGAAACCTTTGCGCAGCGCTACTTCTCGGTCGTACAGCGACTCGTAGTTAAACCAGCCGCTAAAATCAGGCGGCTCCATTATGTCACGGCATTCCAAGAGCAGGATGATAACACCGTCTTCTTTTACGGCCATGAAAGCGTTATCAATCGTTTTGGATCCCTGATAGAGGTTAATGTCTTTGGGGAAACCGCCGGCCGATGCAATAACCAAGTCGGCTTTGCCTCTGACCGGCACGCCGAAGATCTCCTCGACAGTCCGACAGCCTTCCCGCCAAGCATCATACCAGTGACCGGCCACAAACCGGGCGAACTGACCCTCGGGCGTAAACACGGCGTTGAGCAAGAAGGCAGGATTAAGCATGGCCGCCATTTCGGTCATATCTTCGTGCATATTGTTGCCTTCCAATTTACCGGAAACGCAGTGAGGGCTAATGCCCTTGCCCACTTCGTCATGGAGACAATAGCTATGATTGCCCTGAATGGTGGCATAACCTGACACACCGGGCATGATCGCCTTACGACCGCCGCCGAAACCAGCCATCAGATGGTAAACAATGCCGCCGGTAAGGATGACTTTGTCGGCATTGACAACATGTTTGTTGAGATAGGTCTCAACGCCGCGCGACGTTTTGCCGACATAAACAAAGTCCTCCTCATTTTGCGCATGGCTCTGGACAATCTCGACGCGGTCTACGACCTGCTGACCATAAACCATGACATTTTCCTTATCGGTGTGGTAACGGTGGGCGCCGAGACCAACAACCAGTTTGATGTCCTTGTCAGGCACACCAGCAGCATTGAGTTCATCAAGCAGCACCGGCAAAAACTGGTCATGTTTGACCCACAGGCGGGTAATGTCGCTGGCAATGATCGCGACTTTATCGCCCGCCTTCACCACTTCCTTCAGCGGCGGCGAACCGATAGGATTATTTAGCGCTTCCCGCACTGCCGCCGGCACATCGGTAATCGGGGCGACCTGCTTCCCCTCTACAACGTTGATAATTTTTTCCTCCGGCAGGGCGACTTTAATCTGGTTGTCGCCAAACCCCAGCGAAAACTCTTTTAACACGCAAACTCCCCCTTGTGTGGCATAATGGCATTAAGCCGCAGTGTCAAATACCATTAAATTCCTTTTTCGGCAGTGTCCTGCCTCATTCCTGCTTACCGGACTAAAAATACAATTGGCAGCCGCGACTAATATTTCTGCAGCGTCAGTACCGTCATACACAAGCACCCGACGACGGCTAGGCCCACCAAAAACATCAAACCGCCCACATAGCTGCCCGTCCAGGCGATAAAGAAGCCAATCAGCACTGGCGAAAAAGCCGATCCGCCGTTGGCCACGCCGTTCATCATGCCAGCGCCTGCGCCGACCGCCTTGCCAGGGACAATACGCTGCAAGATCGCCCAAGACGATGGCAAGCCGATAGCAATGGACGCGATGCCGGCCGAAATCATCAAGGCCGCCGTCATATTATCCGGCGCCATGGCGCCGAAATAAATCCCCAGGGCGGAACCGAGGTGCGCAACAGCCACGAAAGGCGCCCGCCGGCCCAGTTTATCAGCCAGATGGCCGAAGAAGAGGATACTGACAGCGCCTAAAATATAAGGTAGCGAAGAAAAGGCGCCCATTTGCGCCCAGGAAAAGCCGCGCGCCGCTTTCAAATAAGACGGCAGCCACGCCATCATGCCCCACCATACCGACGCAATACAGAAATAGTTGATGGTCAAGAGCCAGAAACGGTAGTTTAAAGCAAACGACTTAAGCCGCTCCGCAAGAGTCTCGGTCTTCAGGCATGCTTCTTCCTCAGCCTCGGCTTTCAGAGCCCTTTCGATGTATTCCAGTTCGGCTTGATTAACCCGCTTATGCTGGCGCGGATGGTCGGTAACATAAAACCACAAAAGGAATAGTGGTACCAGCCCCATGGCGGCGAGAACGAAAAAGCTCGGTCGCCAGCCCCAGGTGGACACGATCCAAGTAAAGAAAGGCATAGCGATGGCCGGCCCAACCATCAGCCCAATGAGCCACACGGCATTGGCTTTGCCGCGCTCATGCGGTGGGAACCAGTTCTTGACAAAGGTGCTCTGCATCGGCCAATGCATACCCTCGCCGATGCCCAAAATAACGCGGGCTACTAGCATGGGGTCCGTAAAAAGTGGTGGCAAAACCACCGATAAGGACCGATATCGTCCAAAGAAAGATGGATATGGACATAGCCTTGCGTGGGCCAATGTAATCGCCAAGAGGGCTTAAGACGACATTGGCTACGCCGTAAGCAATCAAAAATAAAGTCATAAGTAGTCCCATTTGCACTGGTTGCCCTTTGATGCCCATATCGGTTAAAAACGCGTTATCAGCCAATAACACGGAAACATTCACCCTATCCAGATAGGCAACCAATAAAGTGAACAGGAGAATCGCCACTAGCACCAGCCGTTGCCGGGTAGGTTTCACTGCTTCAAGACTCGCACCTGACACAGAATGGACCGTTTCCATTTTCTTATTCCTCCTTTTCGCTTGTTTTCGTCTAGCTTTTTGTTATTTTTGCCATCCTACCATCCTACTTACAATCCCTCTCTTCCCCCTTCCTTCGCTTTTGTTCAAGCCCCTTGACCATTTTAATTTGTAAAAAATAGAAAAACCCAGCAGAAAGTCGGCTGTAAACGACCTTCCGCTGGGGCTTTTACTCCCACGGTGTAACGCACTCCCTTGTGCGCCTGTACCGCTTGGTTCAGACCGGCTCTGAAGCCGCGGATCCCTAGGTACACTCGTTACTTTATGTACTCTGTATACAAACATTAATTTTATTTAAAATTATAAAGATCGTATCTACCTACGTCAATATCTTCTTAGCAAAATCTGTTTTGTAAAAATTAGCGTCTTTGTCTTTGTGATGATGATTTTTGTTTTACTTTGGCTTTGCTAAACATGTAAAAAAGGACAGGGCCCGATGCTTATAGCCGCAGCAACTTTCCTGAACGGCGTTCGTCTTTTTGGGCATCACGCAACACTTGCCTGATAGCGTCATCGCTTCAGCTTGACCATATACGGCCGTGCCACCTGCTTAAGTTCAAAACCCTGCTCCATCCGCGGGCTGATCATTAATTGATATTTTCTTCAACTGTCAAGTCTAAATACAAGCCAGACCGTTGGGGCATGTAGCTAATATAAAGGTAGATCCCTTTAGGTAGTCCCTTTTCTGAATTAAACGATTAACTTTCTCTAATTCATCATCATTCAGAGTTGCAAAAATAGGTACCAAACTGGCACAAATATGTTCTGCTTCTTTAGTATCCTTAACAGACATCGGTTGCACCTCAAATTAATCTTGCTAATTAATATAACTTAATGACGTTTGTCCGACAGTACCCAAATTTTCGCCCTGAAACCAAGTTACGGTCTCAGGGCAATAAGTATTTGAGCCAACCCGCACTTTAATGACGTCAATTACCCGCTTAACAGCCACCATTTTAGGCCTGAATTAATTGGTAGCGTCACTCTTATTTTTAAACATGCTTTCCAGATAAGCCCGTCCCGTTGCCGTTTTAAAATATTTTTCTTTTATTTTTTCAATTGCACTACTGTCGATACCATCCTCAAAAATATTTACCAAAAAGTCGGCTTCGACCAGAATTTGAAAATCAACTCCGTCAATTTGGGAATAGGTATGGTGATGGCCAATTAGATAACAAATTCGGTCTATCTGCTGCACAGAAAAAGCAAATTCTTGCAACAATTTGCGGGCTATCGGGGGGCCTTCGATTTCTTGATACGTTCCGGCGGAGGAATTGTACTTCCGTTCGCTTTCTTTTATGCCGATGTCATGTAAGATAGCTGCTATCTCTAAAACATCCTGTTCTTCCTTTGACAAGCCTTCCGCTTCTCCAATACTTTTGGCCAGTCCGTAAACCTTTAATGCGTGATTAATTCTTTTCACATCACCGTCAAAATACAGGACCATCTTGGCGATTACGGCGCCAGCAAAACTTGCCACAACTTTAACCTCTCTTCCGGTTGACATTATTTCATCTTTCCAAACGGTAATGGGACCAAATACAGTGTAGTCCTCTGATGGTACTGCCGCACCGGCAGCCGGGATAGCCGCATAAACGCGTACAAACGCTTGTCACTCCTGTCTTATCATCAGGCGAACCAGCGCGGTAACCAGTTTGCCTGGCTTCAAAAGGTAACCAGCCGTTATTGAAGTTATGCGTTCCAAGTTGGCAAAACCATTGCCAGATATTCATACCCATCAGCCCCTGGCCTTTACTGTTTCTTTGAAGCAATCTTGCCGCCTGATCTTTATTCGATTTACAATTTAATTACAATTTAATGGTAGCAAATTACCATGTTGTTTCATGTGATCTAAGTCACAAAACCGATTAAAAACCAGCCTCCACTAAACAACCTAAACACCTGAAGGCTTAATTCTCTTTCGTCCGACTTCCTGCCTATTCAGCATAAATCATTTTCACGGTCATGCCACCATCCACTACCAGG
This genomic stretch from Thermosinus carboxydivorans Nor1 harbors:
- a CDS encoding HD domain-containing protein; amino-acid sequence: MASFAGAVIAKMVLYFDGDVKRINHALKVYGLAKSIGEAEGLSKEEQDVLEIAAILHDIGIKESERKYNSSAGTYQEIEGPPIARKLLQEFAFSVQQIDRICYLIGHHHTYSQIDGVDFQILVEADFLVNIFEDGIDSSAIEKIKEKYFKTATGRAYLESMFKNKSDATN
- a CDS encoding MFS transporter, translated to MQSTFVKNWFPPHERGKANAVWLIGLMVGPAIAMPFFTWIVSTWGWRPSFFVLAAMGLVPLFLLWFYVTDHPRQHKRVNQAELEYIERALKAEAEEEACLKTETLAERLKSFALNYRFWLLTINYFCIASVWWGMMAWLPSYLKAARGFSWAQMGAFSSLPYILGAVSILFFGHLADKLGRRAPFVAVAHLGSALGIYFGAMAPDNMTAALMISAGIASIAIGLPSSWAILQRIVPGKAVGAGAGMMNGVANGGSAFSPVLIGFFIAWTGSYVGGLMFLVGLAVVGCLCMTVLTLQKY
- the larAH10 gene encoding NPN-dependent 2-hydroxyacid racemase, LarAH10 family, whose protein sequence is MLKEFSLGFGDNQIKVALPEEKIINVVEGKQVAPITDVPAAVREALNNPIGSPPLKEVVKAGDKVAIIASDITRLWVKHDQFLPVLLDELNAAGVPDKDIKLVVGLGAHRYHTDKENVMVYGQQVVDRVEIVQSHAQNEEDFVYVGKTSRGVETYLNKHVVNADKVILTGGIVYHLMAGFGGGRKAIMPGVSGYATIQGNHSYCLHDEVGKGISPHCVSGKLEGNNMHEDMTEMAAMLNPAFLLNAVFTPEGQFARFVAGHWYDAWREGCRTVEEIFGVPVRGKADLVIASAGGFPKDINLYQGSKTIDNAFMAVKEDGVIILLLECRDIMEPPDFSGWFNYESLYDREVALRKGFTVPGFIALKCGLMAAKVPHIVVTLPENKAFVEKAGMIAVTTIEEAMALAEQKLGRKDYTITVMPHAANTVPLVQE
- a CDS encoding MFS transporter, with the translated sequence METVHSVSGASLEAVKPTRQRLVLVAILLFTLLVAYLDRVNVSVLLADNAFLTDMGIKGQPVQMGLLMTLFLIAYGVANVVLSPLGDYIGPRKAMSISIFLWTISVLIGGFATTFYGPHASSPRYFGHRRGYALADAEHLCQELVPTA